In Fusarium verticillioides 7600 chromosome 4, whole genome shotgun sequence, the following proteins share a genomic window:
- a CDS encoding glucoamylase, with amino-acid sequence MITYANWLIANGYTSTANDIVWPVVRNDLNYVAQYWNQTGFDLWEEVKGSSFFTTGSQYRALIEGAALAKKLGKSGDNYSNIAPQALCFLQTYWISSGKYVDSNINVNDGRTGKDANSILSSIHNFDPALNCDPATFQPCSDKALANHKAVTDSFRSWNINKGISQGSAVAVGRYVEDVYYNGNPWYLATLAAAEQLYDAIYVWKQQGSITVSDVSLSFFKDLVSSVSTGTYASDSATFKSITDAVSKYADGYVAIVAKYVGTDGHLAEQFDKNDGHPLSATDLTWSYAAFLSAADRRAGVIPPSWAGSVAAVPNQCGTNTVAGSYSSATATSFPASQTPKGGVPTPTGTQTSTSTSTSTSSSSTGTSCPTATSVAVTFQEVVTTNFGDTIKIVGNIAALGNWDTSKAVALSASDYTASNPVWKATISLTAGQSIQYKYINVKKDGSLTWEKDPNRTYAVPKTCATTATKSDKWQS; translated from the exons ATGATCACCTATGCCAACTGGCTGATTGCCAACGGCTACACCTCCACAGCCAATGACATTGTGTGGCCTGTTGTTCGCAACGACCTTAACTATGTGGCTCAGTATTG GAATCAAACCGGATTTGACTTGTGggaggaggtcaagggtAGTTCGTTCTTCACAACTGGTTCCCAGTATCGAG CTCTCATTGAAGGCGCCGctctggccaagaagctcggcaaGTCGGGAGACAACTACTCCAACATCGCTCCTCAGGCTCTCTGCTTCTTGCAGACTTACTGGATCTCTTCTGGCAAATACGTCGACTCTAACA TCAATGTCAATGACGGCCGCACTGGCAAGGACGCCAACAGTATCCTGTCGTCCATACACAATTTCGACCCTGCTCTGAACTGTGATCCCGCCACCTTCCAGCCATGCAGTGACAAGGCCCTCGCCAACCACAAGGCGGTTACTGACTCTTTCCGCTCATggaacatcaacaagggtaTCTCTCAAGGCTCAGCTGTCGCCGTTGGACGATACGTCGAAGATGTCTACTACAATGGCAACCCCTGGTACCTCGCTACGCTTGCCGCGGCAGAGCAGCTCTACGATGCCATTTATGTCTGGAAGCAGCAGGGATCCATCACTGTGTCGGACGTCTCTCTTTCGTTCTTCAAGGACCTCGTCTCTTCGGTCTCTACCGGAACATACGCCAGTGACTCTGCCaccttcaagagcatcacTGACGCCGTCTCCAAGTATGCTGATGGGTATGTTGCCATCGTTGCAAAGTATGTCGGCACAGATGGCCACCTCGCAGAGCAGTTTGACAAGAACGACGGCCATCCTCTTTCTGCCACAGACTTGACTTGGTCATATGCCGCATTCCTCTCAGCTGCTGATCGTCGAGCTGGTGTTATTCCTCCCTCTTGGGCTGGAAGCGTGGCTGCTGTCCCCAACCAATGCGGTACCAATACTGTTGCTGGATCCTACTCATCGGCTACTGCAACTTCGTTCCCAGCATCGCAAACACCCAAGGGTGGTGTGCCCACTCCAACTGGCACCCAgacttccacttccacttccacttccacttccagcTCGTCCACTGGTACCAGTTGCCCTACTGCAACCTCTGTGGCTGTCACTTTCCAAGAAGTTGTCACCACCAACTTTGGTGATACCATCAAGATCGTTGGCAACATCGCTGCTCTCGGTAACTGGGACACATCAAAGGCTGTTGCCCTGAGCGCCTCCGACTATACCGCCTCGAACCCTGTGTGGAAGGCCACCATTTCCCTAACTGCAGGACAGTCCATCCAGTATAAGTACATCAATGTTAAGAAGGACGGCTCTCTTACCTGGGAGAAGGACCCCAACCGCACCTACGCTGTTCCTAAGACATGTGCCACAACGGCTACCAAGTCTGACAAGTGGCAGTCTTGA
- a CDS encoding glucoamylase, producing MPALYKTLTMDPVDVGDSVSSVSINSTASLIQLIMYFVSSAFLLGSFVLQNVLGRPTFDERSLLQERQSSVDSFIKSESSIAIEQLLCNIGSDGCNSKNVATGIVIASPDTQDPDYFYTWTRDAALVFKYVVDRFINQYDAGLQRKIQEYIASQAKLQGVSNPSGSLSDGSGLGEAKFNVDMSAFTGGWGRPQRDGPALRATAMITYANWLIANGYTSTANDIVWPVVRNDLNYVAQYWNQTGFDLWEEVKGSSFFTTGSQYRALIEGAALAKKLGKSGDNYSNIAPQALCFLQTYWISSGKYVDSNINVNDGRTGKDANSILSSIHNFDPALNCDPATFQPCSDKALANHKAVTDSFRSWNINKGISQGSAVAVGRYVEDVYYNGNPWYLATLAAAEQLYDAIYVWKQQGSITVSDVSLSFFKDLVSSVSTGTYASDSATFKSITDAVSKYADGYVAIVAKYVGTDGHLAEQFDKNDGHPLSATDLTWSYAAFLSAADRRAGVIPPSWAGSVAAVPNQCGTNTVAGSYSSATATSFPASQTPKGGVPTPTGTQTSTSTSTSTSSSSTGTSCPTATSVAVTFQEVVTTNFGDTIKIVGNIAALGNWDTSKAVALSASDYTASNPVWKATISLTAGQSIQYKYINVKKDGSLTWEKDPNRTYAVPKTCATTATKSDKWQS from the exons ATGCCGGCTCTCTATAAAACCTTGACGATGGACCCGGTAGATGTTGGTGATTCAGTCTCATCAGTCTCGATCAACTCTACAGCCTCTCTGATACAGCTCATCATGTACTTTGTGTCTTCTGCCTTTCTTCTCGGCTCATTCGTTCTTCAGAACGTCTTGGGCCGACCAACCTTCGATGAGAGGAGTCTCTTACAAGAGAGACAGTCTTCGGTCGACTCCTTTATCAAGTCTGAGAGCTCAATTGCTATTGAGCAACTCCTCTGCAATATCGGTTCCGATGGCTGCAACTCCAAGAACGTAGCCACTGGTATTGTCATTGCTTCTCCAGACACACAGGATCCTGACT ACTTTTACACCTGGACTCGAGATGCTGCTCTAGTCTTCAAGTACGTCGTTGATAGGTTCATCAACCAGTATGATGCTGGCTTGCAGAGGAAGATCCAGGAGTACATCGCCTCCCAAGCCAAGCTCCAGGGTGTTTCCAACCCTTCTGGGTCGCTTTCGGATGGCTCAGGTCTGGGAGAGGCCAAGTTCAACGTCGACATGAGTGCCTTCACTGGTGGTTGGG gtcgacctCAGCGAGATGGTCCAGCTCTGCGTGCGACTGCTATGATCACCTATGCCAACTGGCTGATTGCCAACGGCTACACCTCCACAGCCAATGACATTGTGTGGCCTGTTGTTCGCAACGACCTTAACTATGTGGCTCAGTATTG GAATCAAACCGGATTTGACTTGTGggaggaggtcaagggtAGTTCGTTCTTCACAACTGGTTCCCAGTATCGAG CTCTCATTGAAGGCGCCGctctggccaagaagctcggcaaGTCGGGAGACAACTACTCCAACATCGCTCCTCAGGCTCTCTGCTTCTTGCAGACTTACTGGATCTCTTCTGGCAAATACGTCGACTCTAACA TCAATGTCAATGACGGCCGCACTGGCAAGGACGCCAACAGTATCCTGTCGTCCATACACAATTTCGACCCTGCTCTGAACTGTGATCCCGCCACCTTCCAGCCATGCAGTGACAAGGCCCTCGCCAACCACAAGGCGGTTACTGACTCTTTCCGCTCATggaacatcaacaagggtaTCTCTCAAGGCTCAGCTGTCGCCGTTGGACGATACGTCGAAGATGTCTACTACAATGGCAACCCCTGGTACCTCGCTACGCTTGCCGCGGCAGAGCAGCTCTACGATGCCATTTATGTCTGGAAGCAGCAGGGATCCATCACTGTGTCGGACGTCTCTCTTTCGTTCTTCAAGGACCTCGTCTCTTCGGTCTCTACCGGAACATACGCCAGTGACTCTGCCaccttcaagagcatcacTGACGCCGTCTCCAAGTATGCTGATGGGTATGTTGCCATCGTTGCAAAGTATGTCGGCACAGATGGCCACCTCGCAGAGCAGTTTGACAAGAACGACGGCCATCCTCTTTCTGCCACAGACTTGACTTGGTCATATGCCGCATTCCTCTCAGCTGCTGATCGTCGAGCTGGTGTTATTCCTCCCTCTTGGGCTGGAAGCGTGGCTGCTGTCCCCAACCAATGCGGTACCAATACTGTTGCTGGATCCTACTCATCGGCTACTGCAACTTCGTTCCCAGCATCGCAAACACCCAAGGGTGGTGTGCCCACTCCAACTGGCACCCAgacttccacttccacttccacttccacttccagcTCGTCCACTGGTACCAGTTGCCCTACTGCAACCTCTGTGGCTGTCACTTTCCAAGAAGTTGTCACCACCAACTTTGGTGATACCATCAAGATCGTTGGCAACATCGCTGCTCTCGGTAACTGGGACACATCAAAGGCTGTTGCCCTGAGCGCCTCCGACTATACCGCCTCGAACCCTGTGTGGAAGGCCACCATTTCCCTAACTGCAGGACAGTCCATCCAGTATAAGTACATCAATGTTAAGAAGGACGGCTCTCTTACCTGGGAGAAGGACCCCAACCGCACCTACGCTGTTCCTAAGACATGTGCCACAACGGCTACCAAGTCTGACAAGTGGCAGTCTTGA